The proteins below are encoded in one region of Candidatus Zixiibacteriota bacterium:
- a CDS encoding deoxyhypusine synthase, with protein sequence MKKYLDTPTQPFEVDKNSDVSDLLENMKKISFQGRTLAQTYSIWKKMLSEKTLIFLGLSGAMVPAGMREILVYLIKNRFIDCLVSTGANLFHDAHESMGHHHYIGSHLVNDTALFEQKVDRIYDTFADEDEFRKLEKHIDDWAHSNLDLSRAYTTREFFYLWGEYLNSVKKQDGILTSCYEANVPIYCPSIADSSYGIALAERFKRGGRVVFFDVIGDVEETALLAAEAPQTGVVYLGGGVPKNFIQQAEVTAIIHLGFDSPGHRYAIQVTTDAPHWGGLSGCTFDEAESWGKIAEEAETVTCYADVTIALPILATALAQGAEDIARKRSKPGFSMGKKLEFSY encoded by the coding sequence TTGAAGAAATACCTCGATACGCCTACACAACCATTCGAAGTCGATAAAAACTCCGATGTCTCCGATCTCCTCGAAAATATGAAAAAGATATCGTTTCAGGGTCGTACCCTGGCGCAGACATATTCGATCTGGAAAAAGATGTTATCAGAGAAAACTTTGATCTTTCTGGGATTGTCGGGCGCTATGGTACCCGCCGGGATGCGCGAAATTTTGGTCTACCTGATCAAGAATCGATTCATCGACTGCCTGGTTTCTACCGGGGCCAACCTGTTTCACGACGCCCATGAGTCCATGGGGCATCACCACTATATAGGCAGTCATCTGGTCAATGACACGGCATTATTCGAACAAAAAGTGGACCGCATTTATGACACCTTTGCCGATGAAGATGAATTCCGCAAGCTGGAAAAACATATCGACGACTGGGCCCATTCCAATCTCGATCTGTCTCGCGCGTATACCACACGTGAATTCTTCTATCTCTGGGGCGAGTATCTCAATAGCGTCAAAAAGCAGGACGGTATCTTGACTTCCTGCTATGAAGCAAATGTCCCGATCTACTGTCCTTCGATCGCGGATTCCTCTTACGGTATTGCACTGGCTGAACGCTTTAAGCGTGGTGGCAGAGTAGTCTTTTTCGATGTCATCGGCGATGTCGAGGAAACCGCTCTTCTGGCAGCCGAGGCACCCCAGACCGGGGTTGTATATTTAGGCGGTGGCGTACCGAAAAACTTCATCCAGCAGGCCGAAGTGACAGCGATAATCCATCTCGGCTTCGACTCCCCCGGGCACAGATACGCGATCCAGGTTACCACCGACGCTCCCCACTGGGGGGGATTGTCGGGATGCACTTTCGATGAAGCGGAATCCTGGGGCAAAATCGCCGAAGAAGCGGAAACTGTCACCTGCTACGCCGATGTTACCATCGCCCTCCCGATCCTGGCCACAGCACTGGCGCAGGGCGCAGAAGATATTGCCAGAAAGAGAAGCAAACCAGGTTTCTCAATGGGCAAAAAACTCGAGTTCAGCTACTGA
- the speB gene encoding agmatinase — translation MAGFCGHQFNFLGLSDDESVYDKSRFVILPVPYEQTTTFGKGTADGPRAIISASHEVELFDDELLSEPYHAGIHTLPEMEITASGPEKMTESIYKNSLPLIENGKIICMLGGEHSISSGLVQAYHEKYPSLSVLQFDAHADLRETYQGQRFSHACAMKRIRDYVDKTAGIGIRNYSKEEYELIQKDNIPIVSGSELDMPDKWLDDILSYLTDDIYITIDCDFFDPSLMPGVGTPEPGGGRWYPTLNILKAVAKRKNIVGFDVVELMPIPGSLVSEFTAARLIYKLIGYITEL, via the coding sequence ATGGCCGGCTTCTGCGGACATCAATTCAATTTTCTGGGGCTTTCCGATGATGAATCAGTTTATGATAAGTCACGCTTCGTGATACTTCCGGTACCCTATGAACAGACCACCACTTTTGGCAAGGGAACTGCCGACGGCCCGCGCGCGATAATATCCGCCTCACACGAGGTCGAGCTGTTCGATGATGAGCTACTGAGTGAACCATACCATGCCGGGATTCATACTCTGCCCGAAATGGAAATTACCGCATCCGGCCCCGAAAAGATGACAGAATCAATCTACAAGAATTCATTGCCACTGATCGAAAACGGCAAGATCATCTGTATGCTGGGAGGCGAACACTCGATATCGTCAGGCCTTGTTCAGGCATACCATGAAAAGTATCCGAGTCTTTCGGTTTTGCAATTCGACGCTCATGCTGACCTGCGTGAGACGTACCAGGGTCAGAGGTTTTCTCATGCCTGCGCGATGAAGCGGATTCGGGATTATGTGGATAAAACCGCTGGAATCGGAATCCGCAATTACTCGAAAGAGGAGTATGAGCTTATCCAGAAGGATAATATTCCGATTGTGTCCGGATCAGAACTGGATATGCCTGACAAATGGCTGGATGATATTCTCAGCTATCTCACTGATGATATCTATATAACTATCGACTGCGACTTTTTTGATCCCTCCCTCATGCCCGGGGTCGGCACTCCCGAACCGGGTGGTGGCAGATGGTATCCGACATTGAATATCCTCAAAGCGGTGGCAAAACGCAAGAACATAGTCGGTTTCGATGTGGTCGAACTGATGCCGATTCCCGGCAGTTTAGTCTCCGAATTTACCGCCGCCAGGTTAATCTACAAGCTGATCGGATATATCACAGAGCTGTAA
- a CDS encoding DUF302 domain-containing protein, with protein sequence MKILILLTGFVLGIGLTLIGVKMFMPKMMLTVQKSKLDFEQTVDHIKQSALEKGWKVPKIYDLQKSLAEDGYTTDILKLKVVSLCQPEHAHKILSSDERKKVTAMMPCRVGVYETASGEVMISAMNIGLMSKLFGGVIEDVMGQVATEEHEMLKPVLAN encoded by the coding sequence ATGAAGATTTTGATTCTGCTGACAGGGTTCGTGCTCGGCATCGGATTAACTTTAATTGGCGTTAAAATGTTTATGCCGAAGATGATGCTGACAGTGCAGAAGAGCAAACTCGATTTCGAACAGACTGTAGACCATATCAAACAGAGCGCTCTCGAAAAGGGCTGGAAGGTACCAAAAATTTATGACCTGCAGAAGAGCCTGGCCGAGGACGGTTACACCACGGATATACTTAAGCTGAAGGTGGTTTCGTTATGTCAGCCGGAACATGCCCATAAGATATTATCCTCCGATGAGCGCAAGAAGGTTACTGCTATGATGCCCTGTCGCGTTGGAGTCTATGAGACCGCTTCCGGTGAGGTTATGATCTCAGCCATGAATATCGGTTTGATGAGCAAGCTCTTCGGCGGAGTGATCGAGGATGTCATGGGGCAGGTAGCGACCGAGGAACATGAAATGCTCAAACCGGTCCTGGCAAATTGA
- the ugpC gene encoding sn-glycerol-3-phosphate ABC transporter ATP-binding protein UgpC, with the protein MAKLVMKQVSKAFGETRVVEKLDLEIAESELFVLLGPSGCGKSTVLRLIAGLEEIDSGQMFISGRQVNHVAPKDRNVAMVFQNYALYPHMTIYDNLAFPLKIRKMDKSEIERIVIRQAELLGLSELLPRKPKTLSGGQRQRVALGRALVRQPEVFLFDEPLSNLDAKLRISTRAEIARLQRELSATMIYVTHDQEEALSLGHRIAILYDGRLQQVGDPREIYDKPANLFCAGFVGSPRMNLLAGNVSSDGVRVSAESVLRFPAEIMDKLKSSEVTLGIRPEKIHLNSHNDDLLMKAKAYYSEFAGDKYIIFARLGDQELRVKTDKPVEFSAETEVSLYFSPADCHFFDSTGNRIE; encoded by the coding sequence ATGGCGAAACTTGTAATGAAACAGGTCAGCAAGGCTTTTGGTGAGACGCGGGTTGTCGAAAAATTAGACCTTGAGATCGCCGAAAGTGAGCTATTCGTTCTACTCGGTCCCTCGGGATGTGGCAAGTCGACAGTCCTGAGGCTGATTGCTGGCCTGGAGGAGATCGATTCAGGCCAGATGTTTATCTCCGGACGCCAGGTCAACCATGTCGCGCCCAAGGATCGCAATGTTGCCATGGTATTCCAGAACTACGCACTTTATCCGCATATGACGATCTATGACAACCTGGCGTTTCCGCTCAAAATCAGGAAGATGGACAAGTCGGAAATCGAACGGATAGTAATCAGGCAGGCTGAACTTCTGGGATTGAGCGAACTCCTGCCTCGTAAACCCAAAACCCTCTCCGGCGGACAGCGTCAACGGGTTGCCCTGGGGCGGGCATTGGTACGCCAGCCGGAGGTGTTTTTGTTCGATGAGCCTCTTTCCAACCTGGATGCAAAACTGCGTATCTCGACCAGGGCCGAAATCGCCCGCCTGCAGAGGGAGTTGTCAGCCACAATGATCTATGTCACCCATGACCAGGAGGAGGCACTATCTCTCGGGCACAGGATTGCGATTCTCTACGACGGCAGATTACAGCAAGTCGGTGATCCCCGGGAGATCTACGACAAACCAGCAAACCTCTTCTGCGCCGGATTTGTGGGCAGTCCACGGATGAACCTGCTGGCTGGTAATGTGTCTTCCGATGGGGTCCGGGTTTCAGCGGAATCAGTTTTGAGGTTTCCTGCTGAGATTATGGATAAGCTTAAATCTTCTGAAGTAACACTCGGAATCCGTCCCGAAAAAATTCATCTGAATTCTCACAATGATGACCTGCTGATGAAAGCGAAAGCCTATTATTCTGAATTCGCCGGAGATAAATACATAATTTTTGCCCGACTTGGCGATCAGGAGCTCCGGGTCAAGACCGATAAGCCGGTTGAGTTTTCAGCGGAAACTGAAGTCTCACTATATTTTAGCCCAGCCGACTGCCATTTCTTTGACTCCACCGGGAATCGCATCGAATAA
- the manB gene encoding phosphomannomutase/phosphoglucomutase (converts mannose-6-phosphate to mannose-1-phosphate; the resulting product is then converted to GDP-mannose by ManC which is then used in the synthesis of mannose-containing glycoconjugates that are important for mediating entry into host cells), protein MTDIPEHIFKAYDIRGIYGQDLTDETAYLFGRGLVQYLNASAVAVGRDMRVSSPKLAESLMKGIIDQGANASDLGEISTDSLYFAVGKFGYPAGVMITASHNPSEYNGLKVCRENAEPLSGEGGLRQIRELMIKGFRDSSYTGKQTERDILPEFAEHVLSFIDPAKVKPFKLAIDAGNGMAGKILPPVFEKLKCEVTPMYFEPDGSFPNHPANPIEPENIKDLQEKVRQTGADLGAAFDGDADRVFLIDENARPLGGDMITALVARNLLKKEPGATVLYNLICSKTVPETIEKLGGTAIRTRVGHALIKPLMKEHNAVFGGEHSGHFYFRNNYFADSGLIALLVCLELLSLENKLLSELVKEIDPYVRSGEINSKVKNIPATLEKIKSHFSDLKIDELDGITVEGEDFWFNVRPSNTEPLLRLNLEANSSEILKAKVAEVLEIIRG, encoded by the coding sequence ATGACAGATATTCCGGAACATATATTCAAAGCATACGACATCAGGGGTATTTACGGCCAGGATTTGACCGATGAAACCGCCTACCTGTTCGGGCGGGGCCTGGTACAATACCTCAACGCCTCGGCTGTCGCAGTGGGAAGGGATATGCGTGTATCATCTCCAAAACTGGCGGAAAGCCTCATGAAAGGGATCATAGACCAGGGTGCAAACGCCTCTGACCTGGGTGAAATATCGACTGACAGCCTCTATTTCGCGGTGGGAAAATTCGGCTACCCGGCCGGTGTCATGATCACCGCCTCGCATAATCCGTCGGAATACAACGGACTTAAAGTCTGCCGTGAAAATGCTGAACCGCTGTCGGGCGAAGGAGGTCTCAGGCAGATTCGCGAATTAATGATAAAGGGCTTTCGTGATTCCAGTTACACCGGCAAGCAGACTGAACGAGATATCCTGCCCGAGTTCGCAGAGCATGTGCTCAGTTTCATTGATCCGGCCAAAGTCAAACCTTTCAAGCTCGCCATCGACGCCGGCAACGGTATGGCCGGAAAGATCCTGCCACCTGTGTTCGAAAAGCTCAAATGCGAGGTCACGCCGATGTACTTCGAACCGGACGGCAGTTTTCCAAATCATCCGGCCAACCCGATCGAACCGGAAAACATCAAGGACTTGCAGGAAAAAGTCAGGCAGACCGGAGCCGATTTGGGTGCCGCTTTCGACGGCGATGCGGATCGTGTATTTTTGATTGACGAAAACGCGCGTCCGTTAGGGGGCGACATGATTACGGCACTGGTGGCCCGCAACCTGCTCAAAAAAGAGCCGGGCGCGACTGTTTTATACAACCTGATCTGCTCCAAAACGGTACCCGAAACTATCGAGAAGCTGGGCGGTACCGCGATTCGTACCCGGGTCGGTCATGCTCTCATCAAACCATTGATGAAAGAACACAACGCTGTCTTCGGGGGAGAACATTCCGGTCATTTCTATTTCCGCAACAATTATTTTGCAGACTCCGGCCTGATCGCCCTGCTGGTATGCCTCGAGTTGTTATCTCTGGAAAATAAATTACTGTCGGAGTTGGTCAAAGAGATCGATCCCTATGTCCGCTCGGGTGAAATCAACAGTAAAGTCAAGAACATCCCGGCTACCCTGGAAAAAATCAAGAGCCATTTCAGTGATTTAAAGATCGATGAGCTCGATGGTATCACGGTCGAGGGTGAGGATTTCTGGTTTAACGTTCGTCCCTCCAATACAGAGCCCCTGTTGAGGCTCAACCTGGAGGCGAACAGCTCCGAAATCCTGAAGGCGAAAGTGGCTGAGGTGCTTGAAATTATCCGCGGATAG
- a CDS encoding response regulator gives MTAGNKKHTILIIDDDPNLLRLMHDTLEAIGYSPISLSNGHKALELVKRNEIDLVIADISMPEMDGLQILQRVKQHNPDLPVMLITGVNMNNIKDRVYQYGADAFLDKPFRISRIEELLESLLSGQKQRAKVLVVDDNKDFRSVLAAQLEELGFRVYEAEDGHEALEKMSRDHIHSVIADLKMPKLNGADLARKLKSASPFTHVILISGENVSPEDREMMKSFADAFLPKPFRVEEIKNMLEGFTNHPPGIHSPEFKA, from the coding sequence ATGACTGCTGGTAATAAAAAACATACGATTTTGATCATCGATGATGATCCGAATCTTTTGCGCCTGATGCATGACACCCTCGAGGCTATCGGTTACTCGCCGATTTCGCTCTCGAATGGTCACAAGGCACTCGAGCTTGTCAAACGCAACGAGATCGACCTGGTGATCGCCGATATCAGCATGCCGGAGATGGACGGCCTGCAGATTCTCCAGCGCGTAAAGCAACACAATCCCGACCTTCCTGTGATGCTGATCACCGGTGTAAACATGAACAATATCAAAGATCGCGTCTACCAGTACGGCGCTGACGCTTTTCTCGATAAACCATTTCGTATCTCGCGCATTGAGGAACTCCTCGAATCACTTCTTTCCGGTCAGAAACAGAGAGCTAAAGTGCTGGTAGTCGATGATAATAAAGATTTCCGCTCTGTTTTGGCCGCACAACTGGAAGAACTCGGTTTCCGGGTCTATGAGGCCGAAGACGGCCATGAAGCGCTTGAAAAGATGTCCCGGGATCATATCCACTCGGTGATTGCAGACCTGAAGATGCCTAAATTAAACGGTGCCGATCTTGCCAGGAAACTGAAATCAGCTTCGCCTTTCACTCACGTTATACTGATCTCAGGTGAAAATGTATCACCCGAGGACCGGGAAATGATGAAATCTTTCGCCGATGCGTTTCTGCCAAAACCATTCCGGGTGGAAGAGATAAAGAACATGCTGGAAGGTTTTACAAACCATCCCCCCGGAATTCATTCTCCAGAATTCAAGGCCTGA